The genomic stretch CAACCGGCACGTGCTTGCGCCGCAGACCCATGACATCCCACACGTGAAACATCGTTGAGGATCCCTTAGAACTTGTGGCTCATCCCAAACCGGAAGTAGAACTTGGTGTCGCGTTTCACCAAGCCAAAAAGATCACCGTAGATGCGGCGCGACGCCTTGGGCGCAGCGAGCACGCCCTCGGTGTGGACCCATATGTTCATCTTCCGCCCCAACACGAACTCGAGCGTACCCCCCAGTCGCAAGCGGCTCTGCGTCTGCCGATCCACGCTGTTGGGATCGGGCATCATGTTGGGCATGGTCCCGACGACCACGTCCGAATTCGCCGCCGTGTAGGGGTAGTCGTCGGAGTATAGGTCGAGACCACCGAATAGCGTGAACGCGCCGCGATCGGTGAAAAACATGGATCCCAGGGTCTCTAGGCTGGCAAAGAAGCTGTTGCTTCGCGGTCCAAGGCCTCCCCCCACCCGAAGCTGCACCGAACCACCTACCTGCGGGATCGGCCGCGTGCCCAATTCCCCGCGCAGCTCGAATTCGGTGAGCCGACCGAACGATCGGGCAGCGAAACCACCCTCCAAATACTCCAGCATGCCCACGCTCATACGTAGCTCGGCCAAGTAAGGCCATCCAAGCGATAGGTCCAGAATCGCTAGGTCAATGGGCAAGATCCCGGCCGCGTGAGAGACCGCCGCCTTCTTTGCTCGGGCTAGCGCGCGCATCTGTTCGGGAGTCAACCCCGCACGCAGGAGACGGACGTTGAATACGCGGGCTTCGGCGGCCGCGCTCAGCTGCACCTGCTCCACATAAGGCTGATAGCCAGGCGCGCGCACTTCCACGCGATGGTGACCCACCGGGATCGTTCCCTCGAAGGGTACGGGACCCATGGCCTTGCCATCCACGAAAAGTTGGGCGCCGTTCACGTTGGCCCTGAAGCGCACCGGGGTACCTGTGGGCTCGAGCACGGCGTCGATGACGCAGCTGCTCCCTTCGCCGATCGTGCAGGTGGTGATGTAGTCTTTGTAACCGGGCGCAGTAATGACCACAGAATGCTCCCCGGGTGGAGCATTCTCGATAATGACTGGCGGAGAGCCGTGATCCTTGCCATCGATGCGCACCTTGGCCTGGGCCACGGTCGAGCTCACCACGATGCGCTGCGCGGAAGCGAGCCCCTGCAGATCCATCTGCACCACCTGCACGCCCCCGATCTTCACCGTCACGCGCTGCTGCAAGGGTTGGTAGCCTTCCGCAACCGCCTCGAGCACGTGCTCGCCTGCAGGCACGTCCTCGCGGGTCACGGGCGCGGCGCCGAGCTCCTCGCCGTCTAGGCGAATCTGGGCCCCGGGCACGTTGGACAGGATCGCAGCGTCCCACGAGCCGTTGCGCGCAGGTCGGCTTTGACGGTGAGCCGCTGCCCTGCCACGACCATGACTTCCTCCTGGTATGGAGGAAAGCCCTCGGCTCGCAGCTCCACCGTGTGCTTGCCCACGGCCACCCCCTCGATCACGGTCGGCGTTTCCCCACGCGGCACCGAGTCCAGCGAAACTTGGGTACCAGGAATGTCGCTCGCAACCAGGATGCTGCCCGTATCGGGCTTGAGGGCAACCGGCAAGGTGAGCATCTGGCCGCCGCGTACATCATGCCACATGTTGTAGCTTGCATAGCCCTCGCGGATGACCTCGATGTGATGCCGTCCGGGGCGCATATTGGTCCTGAACGGCACGTTGCCAAGCACCCGGCCGTCCACACGCACCTGCGCGCGATTCGCCGCCTCGTTGCCAGGGGTGACCACAAGCACCGCCAAAGCCTGAAGCGTGATGCTGTAGGTCTTGCGGCGGCGTCGGTTATCGAAGCTGAGCTTACCCTCCTCGTAGTTTGGAAGTCGAAACGTTAGCTCGATCCGGCCGCGCGGCAGGCGAGCGCTTCGCAGCGGCGTCCTGCCGATGGACCTGCCCTCGAAGAAGACCTCGGCCCCCGAGGGCGTCGACGTCAGGTTGATGGGAATCCTGCGGCGACGCTGCGCGCTCGCCGAGCTGGACTCCGCCAGCATGGCCGCAAGCGTCAGAAGACCCACCAAGACGTACCCAACGCCGCGCGTCGTGAAGCAGCCTACAAGCTTCGACCCCGATGTTGTCATGGGCAAAGTCCAATCTCCGAGCAGGCCCCGTACCACTCCACGATGTTTTCCAAGCTCCGCACCCCGTTTTTGTATCACCATCCGAGAGCGCGATGAAACTTTAGAGGTCGCTCATCGCACAAGGCCCGGATCGGATTCGCCCTCCGTTGGCGCAGCCGAGTCGGACCATGCCCAGCTCATCTTCTCCCACAGCTCCGCATCGGGCTCGTACGGCAGCGGGCTGGCACCTCCAGGTACCACCCGCGCTGGCAGGAGTACTCCCTCGTCGGGATGAAACCCGAAGGACTCCAGCTCACGAAGACCATACTCGGTCGCTGGAACGCTGTACCAGCCGCGCTCACCCATGCGCTTCATCATCCGGATCAACTTGGCGATGAAGGCGGGGGGGAGCTTCCCGCTCGTGAAGTGCTCGTAGTAGAGCTTTGGATTGGGCAAGATGTTCGCCAGGTACACTGCTTCGGCAGGCGACAGATCCTGCGGCAGCCGGCTGAAGTAATGGCGAGCCGCGTTGCGTACGCCGTAGACAGCTGGACCATACTCGATCACATTGAGATACAGCTCAAGGATGTCCTTCTTTTCCAGCATGCGCTCCACCCACCAGGTGAGCACCGCCTCCTGCACCTTGCGCCTCAGTGTTTTTTCGCGTCGCAGCAAGAGGTTCTTTACCAACTGCATCGTGATCGTGCTGGCGCCAACCCTGTAGGCACCCGCCTTTAGGTTCTTCACCAGCGCGTTGCGTATCTGGTTTGGAGCGAAGCCCGCGTGCTTGAAGAAGCGCAAGTCCTCGTGTGCAAGGACGGCGTGAATCAGGTAGGGGCTGATCTCCTCGATGGGGATCCAGGCCTCGGTGCCAGGACCGGTTTCGAAGGCGAACAGCGTGTCATCCGGTTCAACGACCGTGTGCACGAAAGGCATCCCGAAGCGTTGCAGGTCCGCCATTGCAGGAGCCGAAGCAAACTCGCAATCGTCCTCGAAGTTGAAAGTTAGCGAGGTCTCGTCAAGTGTTCGCGAGTCGACATGCAGACTCGTCTCGGCCGCCAGAGTCCCGCCCCAACTGAAATCGACTAGCTCACCCAGCAGGTCAGCGGGAATGCTGCGCACCGCATCCGTACACGGCGTCGCCCCCAGCTTGCCCCCAAAATCAAAAAAATAGTGATCCGCGGCCCACTCCATGATGCCCTGGAGCTCAAATGCGGCTCTGCCCGTGACCAGCAGGCCTCGTTCGATTTCCAGGCGCCGCTCAGCCGGCAACCAACTGCCCTGCCCCGATAGCTCGAACGAAATGCCCTGGATCGGCTCTTTCGCGAGACGCGGCGACGCCAGACCGGCGTTGCTCACCCTGACACGACCCCTGAGGGCGAGGCGCTTCACGGACTGCGCTTCAATCACGAGCTGTGCATCGACGCGACACGTGTCTGGTTCGTGCCACGGGACCGACGGCAGCAGCGGCGCCAGCAGCGACAAGGACAGGGCCTGCAGATCGATGGTGCCCTCCGCTCGCAGCTGCTGCGGCCAGACACGCATGTCGCAGCTTGCCTCGCCTCCGTCGCTGGTCTGGCCGGACGCCAACACATGGAACGCGCCGCGCCCCCGGCGCTCGAGCCGCCCTTCGAGCGAGCTCAGTGCAGGCTCGGTCCCACCGTCCGGCAATCGACGCCGGACGTTGACCTGTCGCCAGAAGATGGACCCGGACGGGGT from Pseudomonadota bacterium encodes the following:
- a CDS encoding PEGA domain-containing protein, which gives rise to MPGAQIRLDGEELGAAPVTREDVPAGEHVLEAVAEGYQPLQQRVTVKIGGVQVVQMDLQGLASAQRIVVSSTVAQAKVRIDGKDHGSPPVIIENAPPGEHSVVITAPGYKDYITTCTIGEGSSCVIDAVLEPTGTPVRFRANVNGAQLFVDGKAMGPVPFEGTIPVGHHRVEVRAPGYQPYVEQVQLSAAAEARVFNVRLLRAGLTPEQMRALARAKKAAVSHAAGILPIDLAILDLSLGWPYLAELRMSVGMLEYLEGGFAARSFGRLTEFELRGELGTRPIPQVGGSVQLRVGGGLGPRSNSFFASLETLGSMFFTDRGAFTLFGGLDLYSDDYPYTAANSDVVVGTMPNMMPDPNSVDRQTQSRLRLGGTLEFVLGRKMNIWVHTEGVLAAPKASRRIYGDLFGLVKRDTKFYFRFGMSHKF
- a CDS encoding PEGA domain-containing protein yields the protein MTTSGSKLVGCFTTRGVGYVLVGLLTLAAMLAESSSASAQRRRRIPINLTSTPSGAEVFFEGRSIGRTPLRSARLPRGRIELTFRLPNYEEGKLSFDNRRRRKTYSITLQALAVLVVTPGNEAANRAQVRVDGRVLGNVPFRTNMRPGRHHIEVIREGYASYNMWHDVRGGQMLTLPVALKPDTGSILVASDIPGTQVSLDSVPRGETPTVIEGVAVGKHTVELRAEGFPPYQEEVMVVAGQRLTVKADLRATARGTLRSCPTCPGPRFA
- a CDS encoding transglycosylase domain-containing protein; its protein translation is MDRSKAWEALGSKLGAFKVNRKAVVAAVVFALVTLGMLLTVWWVPATLRSWAESELSDRLGTRVAIEDVSVGTSTLVITGISAGPDTSPSLRLATLRVQGSLLAALTQGSRAFHTVSVSGVQLRLQADRSKDALFNKLVTIMHGRRKTVHRGPKRSGVLVWSVRDLTIHLEDAWGLLVRAQVPQASGTAQLASIRLKRIGLGSEPSGNAQLSDVVLQIRRERGRVKLHEAKLGAAQIMLPTGVALAANDPKIGPLNGSPQGNGASSGAHEPRAAAGFGLAQRLAALRRALTGSKSAPDDAPRTAPSGESDLRDNALSRLLLARLTPSGSIFWRQVNVRRRLPDGGTEPALSSLEGRLERRGRGAFHVLASGQTSDGGEASCDMRVWPQQLRAEGTIDLQALSLSLLAPLLPSVPWHEPDTCRVDAQLVIEAQSVKRLALRGRVRVSNAGLASPRLAKEPIQGISFELSGQGSWLPAERRLEIERGLLVTGRAAFELQGIMEWAADHYFFDFGGKLGATPCTDAVRSIPADLLGELVDFSWGGTLAAETSLHVDSRTLDETSLTFNFEDDCEFASAPAMADLQRFGMPFVHTVVEPDDTLFAFETGPGTEAWIPIEEISPYLIHAVLAHEDLRFFKHAGFAPNQIRNALVKNLKAGAYRVGASTITMQLVKNLLLRREKTLRRKVQEAVLTWWVERMLEKKDILELYLNVIEYGPAVYGVRNAARHYFSRLPQDLSPAEAVYLANILPNPKLYYEHFTSGKLPPAFIAKLIRMMKRMGERGWYSVPATEYGLRELESFGFHPDEGVLLPARVVPGGASPLPYEPDAELWEKMSWAWSDSAAPTEGESDPGLVR